In Streptomyces dangxiongensis, one DNA window encodes the following:
- a CDS encoding GNAT family N-acetyltransferase — MRDRTEAVESMEQLTVVWRALVLDRDAGADVRDLPGIAVRWADCRFPFWNCVTLTDVGADAALAGRRLSRAADIMRAKTHPGFLWLFEDLLGDGALGHVRTAAERAGLVYAFSGTGMAGDLLPVPEPSHPELTFVRVTTDEHLRAYADLNSRAYGFPLEAGRDGLLGSAAWKSQVHAYLGVRDGVPVTCAGTVEAEGRLFVVLVATAPGWERRGYAEAVTRKALYEGARATGLTRATLHATAAGAPVYPRIGFRPNSPVHFYALSETKVSPT; from the coding sequence ATGAGGGATCGTACGGAAGCGGTCGAATCGATGGAACAACTCACCGTCGTCTGGCGGGCGCTGGTGCTCGACCGCGACGCGGGCGCCGATGTGCGGGACCTTCCGGGCATCGCCGTCCGCTGGGCCGACTGCCGGTTCCCCTTCTGGAACTGCGTCACCCTGACGGACGTCGGCGCGGACGCCGCGCTCGCCGGGCGACGACTGAGCCGGGCCGCGGACATCATGCGCGCCAAGACACACCCCGGATTCCTGTGGCTCTTCGAGGACCTCCTCGGTGACGGGGCACTCGGGCACGTGCGGACGGCGGCCGAGCGGGCGGGCCTCGTGTACGCCTTCTCCGGCACCGGCATGGCCGGAGACCTCCTCCCCGTCCCCGAACCGTCCCACCCCGAGCTGACGTTCGTCCGCGTGACCACGGACGAACACCTCCGGGCGTACGCGGACCTGAACTCACGCGCCTACGGGTTCCCGCTGGAGGCCGGCCGCGACGGGCTGCTCGGGTCCGCGGCGTGGAAGAGCCAGGTGCACGCCTACCTGGGGGTACGGGACGGTGTCCCGGTGACGTGCGCGGGAACGGTCGAGGCGGAGGGCCGGCTCTTCGTCGTCCTCGTCGCCACCGCCCCGGGGTGGGAGCGCAGGGGCTACGCAGAGGCGGTGACGCGCAAGGCCCTGTACGAGGGCGCCCGCGCCACCGGCCTGACCCGCGCCACCCTGCACGCGACCGCGGCCGGGGCTCCCGTGTACCCCCGTATCGGCTTCCGGCCGAACTCGCCCGTCCACTTCTACGCCCTGAGCGAG